ATGATCATGTAGTAGCCGAGGCCCTTCCAGACCGTCACGGCCATGGCGCTCAGCAGGAGCAGCCACTGGTCGCTCAGGAAGCCGACCCGGCCGACGCCGATCGTCTCCAGCAGGGAGTTCACCAGGCCGCGCTCGTCGAGCAGCCACACCCAGATCAGCCCGACCACCACGATCGAGGCGACGACCGGGGTGTAGAAGGCGGACCGGAAGAACGTGATGCCGGGGATGTTCTTCTGCACCAGGAGCGCGAGCAGCAGGGGCAGCACGACGAGGGCGGGGACGACGCCGAGGACGTACAGCGTGCTGTTGCGCAGCCCGATCCAGAACATGTCGTCGTTGAGCAGCTCCCGGAAGTTGGCCAGGCCCACGAACTCGCCGGGGATCAGGGTGCGGCGGTCGGTGAAGGCGTTGACCAGCGTGGAGAGGAACGGGTACAGGATGAAGGCGCCGGTGATCAGCAGGCCCGGGGCGGCGAACAGCCAGGGACTGGTGGGCAGCTGGCGCCGCACCCGGGAGACGGTGGGGAGGGCCATCGCGTACTACCCCTGCTGCTGGAGCAGCGTGTTGCAGGCCTTGACAGCGTTGTCGAGAGCTTCCTTGGGGCTCTCCTTGCCCTGCAACGCCTTGGCGACCTCGTTGCGCAGCTCGGTCTTCATCTGCTCGCTGAACAGCACCGGCGTGTAGTTGACCGCGTTCTTCAGCGACTTGGCGGCGGCGATCCGCACCCGTGTCTCGTCGGTGCCGTCCTCCTTGGTGAAGTACGGGTCGTCGAGCGAGCCGGCGGTGCTGGGGAAGATGGCGACCTGCTTGGCGAACGACATCTGGTGCTCGGCGTCGGTGACGTAGTGCGCGAAGGCGACCGCGGCGGGCGTGCGCTTGGTCTGCGCGTTGACCATCACGCCCATCACGTACATGTTGACGTGGCCGGTGCTGGTGATCTGGTCGGTGATGCCGATGTTCTTGTACAGGTTCGGCGCCTGCTTCTTGAAGTTGCCGAGGTCGAGCGCGCTGCCGGGGTTCATGGCGACGGCACCGGTGAGGAACTTCTTGCCGGACGACTCGGGGGTGGCGGTCAGCGCCTGCGGGTCCAGGGCCTTGGCGTCGTACAGCTCCTTGTACTTGGTGAGCAGCTCGACCCCCTTCGCGTCGTTGAAGGTGAAGGCGGTGCCCTCCTTGTTCATCAGCTCCACGCCGTAGCGGCCGAAGTCCTCGACGGTGGGGACGTTGGCAAGGGTGGCGACCTTGCCGTCCGTCTCCTTCGCCATCTTCAGGGCCGCGTCGAAGACCTCGTCGTACGTCTTCGGCGGCTGCTCCGCGTCGAGGCCCGCCTCCTTGAAGAGGGTCTTGTTGTAGAAGAGCGGGCCGGTGTTGAGGTACCAGGGGAAGGCGTACGTGCCCTCCAGGCCGGGCACCTGATGGCTGGCCCAGGCCCCGTCCAGGTACTCCTTCTTGTACTTCCCGGCGGCCTTGTCGAGGTCCATCGCGAGGCCGGCCTTGGCGAGCGGGGCGACCAGGTCGGGCGAGACGTTGACGACGTCGGGAAGGGTGCCGCCGGCGGCGTCGGCGCTGATCTTGTCGGCGTAGCCCTCGGCGGGCTGGTCGATCCACTTGACGTTCGTGCCGGGGTACTTCTTCTCGAAGTCGGCGATCAGGCCCTCGAAGTAGTCCTTGAAATTGGCGCGCAGGTTCCAGGTCTGGAAGGTGATGTCGCCCTCGACCTTGCCGGAGGCGTCGGTGCTGCCGCTGTCACCGCCTGACGAACCACAGGCGCTGAGCGGCAGCGCGACACAGACGGCGAATGCGGCAGCGAGGGCTCTACGGGATATGGGCACCGTGAACCGGCCTCCTTTGCGGGCGGGTTGGTCGACGTGGCAGACCCTGCACGCCGCTCCACGGGCCCGTCAATGGCTCTCGCGCAGCTAATTTCTTTAGTGACTAATGCGCATTAGGATCACCGAGCTGAACCGCATTAGGATCACGCAGCTGAACCGCATTAGTGCATACTGCTCGGGGAATGTGCCGCCGGAATGGGGGGAGCACGATGTCAGGCAAGCGGTCACCGGCCCGGCGTCCGACGATGAAGGACATAGCGCGGCACGCCGGGGTCTCGCAGAGCGCGGTCTCGTTCGCGCTGAACGGCAGGCCGGGCGTGTCGGAGGACACCCGGGACCGGGTGCGGCAGGTCGCCGAGGAGCTGGGCTGGCGGCCCAGCACGGCGGCGCGCGCGCTGTCCGGGGAGGGCGCTGCGACGGTCGGCTTCGTGCTGGCGCGTCCGGCGGACAAGCTGGGGGTGGACTCCTTCTTCCTCCAGCTCGTCTCGGGCATCCAGGAGGTGCTGGCGGAGCGCCATCTGGGGCTGCTGTTCCAGGTGGTGGAGGACGTCGCCGACGAGTGCGCGGTGTACCGGCGCTGGTGGGCCGAGCACCGTGTGGACGGCGTCCTTGTCGTCGATCCGCGCACCGACGACCCCCGTCCCGACCTCCTGGACGAACTCGGCCTGCCCGCCGTGGTCATAGGAGGCGCGCCCGACGAGCGCCACCCGGGCCTGTCGACCGTCTGGGCCGACGACGCCGGCGCGATGGCCTCCGTGGTGGACGGCCTGTACGCGCTCGGCCACCGGCGGATCGTGCACATCGCCGGCCTGCCGGGGCTCGCCCACACCGAGCGCCGCATCCGCACCCTGCGTGCCGAGGCGGGCCGTCGTGGCCTGTCCGAGGTGCGGTCGGTGACGACCGACTACTCCGACGCCGAGGGCGCCGCGGTCACCCGCCGGGTCCTGGAGGGCGCCGCTCCCCCTACCGCACTGATCTACGACAACGACGTGATGGCCGTCGCCGGTGCCGTAGCGGCGGCCGAACTCGGCTTCTCCGTACCGGCGGACGTCTCGGTCGTCTCGTGGGAGGACTCTGCCCTGTGCCGCATGGTCAAGCCGTGGCTCTCCGCCCTGTCCCGCGACAGCGTGGAGTTCGGCCGCACCGCGGCACAGGAACTGACCGCGCTGCTCGACGGGGGGTCGGCCCGGGCCGTGCGGGTGCCCGTGCCGACGTTGATCGAGCGTGGGAGCACGGGGGTGGCACGGGGCGCGTGACGGTCTCGTACCGTCGCGGCCCGGCGGGGTCGCTCACGCGCCACCCGTGCCGCCGGGGTCAGAGGCGCAGCCCCTGGAGCCCCTCGTAGGCCGCCGTCACGATCTCCATGCCCCGGGTGTCCTCGGCGGGCTCGCGCATCTGGTTGGTCACGTAGGCCACCACCATCCGGCTGTCGGGCTCCAGCATCATCAGGGATCCGCCCCAGCCGCCCCAGCCGTACGTGGTGCCGAAGAGGCCGTAGCCCAGTCCCCAGCGCATCGGCATGCCGAGGACGCGGTCGTCGCCGTCGAACTGTTCCTCGAAGGCGCGGTCGCAGCCGGCCCGGGACAGCAGCCGTACGCCGCCCACCTCTCCCCCGCAGGCCAGGACCGACTGCACCAGCGCGACCGAGCGGGCGTTGCCGTAGCCGCTCGCCGCGGGGATCTGTGCGCGGCGCCAGGCCGTGCTGTTGCCGTCGCGGACCCGGACGCCGTTGCCCGCCTCGGAGCCCGTCGGGTTGCCCGGCGCGCTCGCGGAGTAGTCCTCGTCCTTGCCCGTCGGGGGGATCGAGGGGGCGGCCCGGTGGTCGTGCTCGGGCGGCAGGCCGATGTGGAAGTCGGCGCCCAGCGGCCCCGTGACCTCCGCGGCGAGGAAGTCCCCCACGCTGCGGCCGGTGACCCGGCGTACGACCTCGCCGACCAGGAATCCCTGGGTGAGGGAGTGGTAGCCGGCGGCGGTGCCCGGCTCCCAGCGGGTGGTGCGCGCGGCGAGCCGGGACGTGGCGGCCGGCCAGTCGTACAGCTCGTCGACCGGGCCGTCCCAGTCGGGCAGGCCGGCGGTGTGCGAGAGCAGGTGCCGTACGAGCACCTTCTCCTTGCCCTCCGCCGCGAACTCCGGCCAGTAGCGGGCGACCGGCGCGTCCGGGTCGAGTTCGCCCCGGTCGACGAGGATCAGGGCGCACAGCGCCGTCATCGTCTTGGTCACGGAGAACACGTTGACGATCGTGTCGCGCTCCCACGGGACGGTGCGGCCGGCATCCGTGAAGCCGCCCCACACGTCCACGACGGGCTCGCCGTCCACGAAGACCGCGACGGAGCCGCCGGCGTCCCCCGCGTCCAGCATGTCGGCCAGCGCGTTCGGCACGGCGATGAACAGACGGTCGTAAGTGCCCTGGATGTCGGCCATGCACCCCATCCAGCCCGTACGGCCCCGCCCCGGTCAACCGAATTAGACCCGTGAGCGGTACAGCCCGAACTCCGCGAGCCGGGCCGCCGCGCGCGAGCCGGTGACCCGCACCCGCCATCGCCTGGCCCGCACCGGTGCCGCGAGGAGCACGATCCGGCTCGCGCCGATGGTTCCGGCCCGGGTCACCTCTGTCCAGGCGCCGCCCTGCTGTGCCTCCACGACGAAGCTCTCCACCTGCTGCCCGTGCCGGATGTCCTCCGCGAGCCGGATCCGGTCCACCTCCCGTTCCCGGCCGAGGTCGAGGGTGATGCGACCCGGTGCGGCGGTCGTGCGGGCGTCGCGTGCCAGGTCCTCGGGCAGCTCGCGGTCCACGCGCTCGCGGAACTCCCGCAGCCGGGCCACGTCGGCGGCGGGCAGCAGGCCGTCCGTGTCGGGCGGGATGTTGAGCAGGAGCACCGAGTTGCGGCCCACCGACCGGAAGTAGATGTCCGTCAACCGCTCGACACTCTTGGGCTGTTGATCGGCGTGGTAGAACCAGCCGTCGCGGATCGACACATCGCACTCGGCCGGCCACCACTGGAGGTGGTCGGCCACCGGCCGGGCCTCGACCAGCGCCGCGCGGCTGCCCATGTCAGGGGCGTCATAGGCGAGGGCGTAGTCGGTGCGGCCGTGGTCCTTCTCCTGGACCGGTACGACGCTCCACTCGTCCTCCCGGGCCAGCCCGCCCTCGTTGCCGACCCAGCGCACGTCGGGGCCTGACACGGCGATCGCCGCGTCGGGCGCGAGGGAACGGACGAGGGTGTACCAGCTGTCCCAGTCGTACTTCTCCACCTTGTCCGGCGGGATGCGGCCCTGCGCGCCGTCGAACCACACCTCGTCGATCGGGCCGTACTCGGTGAGGACCTCGTAGAGCTGGTTGAGCATGTGGGCGCCGTAGTCGGTGGCGGGGAGGGCGTACGACCGGGGCGGGGTGCGGTCGTCGCCCGCGACGAGGGTGGGGATCGTGCGGTCGGTGCGGGCGCTGCCGTTGGCGTAGACGCCGTGGAGGTACTGGTTCTCGTCGGCGGGCGAGATGTAGACGCCGACCTTGATGCCGTGGCGGCGCATGGAGTCGGCGAAGGAGCGCAGGACGTCGCCCCGGCCGCCCTGCCAACTGCTCGACGCCACCGAGTGGTCGGTGTAGCGGGACTGGTGGAGCACGAAGCCGTCGTGGTGCTTGACGGTGAGGATGGCGAGCCTGAAGCCGCCGTCGCGCAGGGCGCGGGCCCACTGGTCGGTGTCGAGGCCGGCCGGCTGGAAGACGTCGGGGTCCTCGTCGCCGGTGCCCCATTCGAGGCCGGTGAAGGTGTTGACGCCGAAGTGCAGGAACGCGGTGCGCTCCAGGCGCTGCCAGGCGATCTGCCGTGCGGTGGGGCGGACCTGGGAGGCCTTGCGGACCAGGTCGGCCTCGGTGTCGTCGGGGCTGACGGGGATGCGGTAGCGGGGGTCCTCCGTCGCGCCGGCGGGTGCCGCCAGGGCGGGTCGGCTCACGCCGGTCGCGGCGAGGACGGCGGCTGTCGCGAGGAACACGCGTCGGGAAACGGCCATGGGAAGGCTCCTCGGGTCAGATGCTGAGGTGCTCAGGTGCTCCACTGCTCAAGGGCTCAGGCGCTCAGGCGCCATACGGCGGGAGTGCGCTGGTCCGGCGGGTACTGGGCGAGCCGCCCGTCGTCCGTGACGCCCACGGGCATGCGGGTGATGGCGTTGACGAGCCGGTAGCCACCGGCGGCGGGCTCCAGCTGCCAGCGCTGGAGGGTGTTGCGGGGGTCGCACGTCTGCGGGGCCGCCGCCACGCCGGGCTGGAGCGGCACGTTGAGCGTGAGCTTCCCGCCCCGGATCTCCAGGCAGCCCTCCGCCGTCCGTACGGTGACGTAGCCGTCGGAGGTCCGCGCCACCTCGGCGTCGAAGGTCAGGCCCCGAGTGCGGAAGCTGTACGAGCCGTCCGCCACCGGCACCCTCGTGAGGTCCCGCCATCCCGGCGCATGGCCGACCGCCGCGCCGCGCGCGGTGAAGGCGGCGTAGGTGCTGTCGGGGTGCGGGTCGCCCCAGGTGGCCTGGGCGATGTGCCGCAGCGCGGGCCACAGGGCGACGGCGACCTCGTTCTCGGTCTCGCCGCGGCCGTTGTCGGGCCAGAGGCTGATCTTCGCGCCGGTGATGCCGTCGGAGGTGGCGAGTTTCTCGCCCTCGAAGCTGCGCGGGTCCCAGCTCTGGTCGTACAGCCCCTCGGTGTCACTGTGGAAACCGCCGCGGACGAGGTAGAGGGCGTAGGCCGCGTTCATCAACGGGTAGCCCTGGTCCCGCAGTCGGCTCGGTTTCGTCGCCACGTTCAGCCAGTGCTCGACCGTCGTGCCGGCGGTCACCGGGACGGTGTTGGCACCGGTGAGCCCGTCGTTCCAGATGCGCAGCCGCTTGCCCTTGTCCGCGGCGTGGGCGTGGACGCGGTTGACGAAGTCGATGAACGCGTCCTGGGGCGTGGCACCGGGGCCGTACCGGTCCTGGGCGTACTTCAGGATCTGCGGGTACTTGGCGAAGTCGGAGCCGAGCATGTACTCGTCGGCTCCCATGTGCCAGGACGTGGAGGTGAAGACCTGGGCGTACTCGTCGATCAGGCCGGTGTAGTAGGCGGGCGCCTCCGGCCTGGTGATGTCGAGGCGCGAGGGCTGCTTGTCGCCGTCGGAGTCGGTCAGTTGGAGGTCGGGCCGGTTCTCGATCCACGGGTCCATGTGGCCCGGGGAGTTGATCTCCGGAATGATCTCGACGTGGTACCGCTTGCCGAGGGCGACCAGGCCGCGGATCTCGTCCTTGGTGTAGTAGCCCCAGGTGTTGGCCTCGGGGTGGGCGTCGCTCTTCACCTTCAGTTCGAGGAGCAGCTGGTTGAGCTTGTTGTACGCCATCTCGCGGACCAGGTTCTCCAGCCACGGCAGCGAGACGTGGATGTAGCAGGCGCAGACTCCGACGCCGCGCTCCTTGTAGCGCGGTACGTCGACCGTGCGACCGGCGGGGACGGTGTCGCCCCGGGCGAGGAGCTGGAGCAGGGTGCGGGTGCCGTAGAAGGCGCCGGTCTCGGTCGCCGCGGTCACCGACAGCCGCTTGCCGGCGGCGAGTTCGTAGCCCTCGGCACCGAGGGAGGTCCGGTCCGGCCGGACATCGATGACGATGTCGCCGGTCCTCGCACCGCCGGGCACCACCGGGACCGTGCCGTGTCCGGCGGCGCGCAAGTCGTCGGCGAGCGTGCCGGCGACCCGCCGCTCGCTCGCCCCGTCGGCCACCAGGCGGGCGCCGCGCTCGTAGCGGTAACTGCCGGCCGCCGGGGTCCAGTCGGCCAGGGCGGGCACCGTGACCGGCGCCTGCGCGGGCGCCGCGGGCTCCTCCCGGGCGACCGCCGGCAGCGGCGCCGTGAGCAGAAGCGTCAGCGCCGCGAGGACTCCGGCGACTCTCCAGCGTCTCCTCATAAGACACTCCCATTCATCGGATGTCTGATCATTGAGCGGGCCCCAAGGGCTGTCAATGGGAGTTGGGAACAGCCGAGTTGACGTATTCGTCGGATGACGCGCAGGTCAGCGGGACGCTGCGGAAATGCCGCGGCGCGAAAAGTCCAACAAGAGCCACGCGAATATCCAAGCCCGGCGGCCTCTCGACGCCGAGCCCGCCGAGCGGCAGAGTTCCTCCTACATACTCGCGAGTAAGCCCTGAGGAGCGCCCGTGACCAGCTGGGTCGGCCGGACCGCCACCGAGATCGCCGCCGCCGTACGCGAGAAGCGGGCCACTCCCCGGGAGGTGGTGGCCGAGCACCTGGCCCGGATCGAGCGCCTCGACGGCGGCATCGGCGCGTTCCGGGTGGTGCGGGCCGAGGCCGCGCTCGCCGAGGCCGACGAGGTGGCCTCCCGCGGCGACCTCGCCGAACTCCCGCTGGCGGGCGTGCCGGTGGCCGTGAAGGACAACCTCGCGGTGCGCGGCGAGTCCAAGCGCGTCGGCTCCGCGGCCACACCGGACACGTCGTCCGACGAGGACCATGTCACCGTGGCCCGGCTGCGGGCCGCCGGCGCGGTGGTCGTGGGGCTGACGAACGTGCCGGAGCTGTGTGTCTTCGGCACCACCGAGGGCGTGCACGGCACCGCCCGCAACCCGTGGGACACCTCGCGCACGGCGGGCGGTTCGTCCGGCGGCAGCGCGGCGGCGGTCGCCGCGGGCATGGTGCCGATCGCCCTCGGCAACGACGGCATGGGCTCGCTTCGGATACCCGCGGCCAACTGCGGCCTGGTCACGATAAAGCCCGGCACGGGTGTGGTCCCGGCCGGTGTCAGCGACGGCGACTGGTTCGGCATGTCGGAGAACGGCCCGCTGGCCACCACGGTCGAGGACGCCCGCCTGATGCTGTCGGTGCTCGCCGACACCGAGGTCGCACGCCCGGACACGCCCGGCACCTACCGGATCGCCGTGTCCCTGCGCAGCCCGATAGCCGGGGTCGCCGTCAGCAAGCCGTACGCGAGTGCCGCGCGGGAGGCCGCGGGGCTGCTCATCAAGGCCGGTCACCAGGTGCGGCGGGCCGATCCGCCGTACCCGATGTCGCTGGGCGTCACCTCGCTGACCCACTGGACCGCGGGCACGGCCGTGGACGCCCAGGGCCTCGACGCCCGGCAGCTCACGCGCCGGACGCGGGTGCACGCCGCCGTCGGGAAGCGGTTCGTCGGCCGGGCGCGCGCCGGTGCGAGCCGGGAGGAACTGCGCCGCAGGCTGGAGCCGTTCTTCGACGAGTACGACGTGCTGCTCACCCCGGCACTCGCCCGCCGCTCCCCCAGGTCCGAGCCCTGGCACGAGCGGGGCTGGCTGCGCAACATCATGGCCAACACGAACTACTCGCCGCTGACGCCGCCGTGGAACCTCACCGGCTGGCCCGCGATGGCGGTCCCGCTCGGCACGCTGCCGTCCGGTGCCCCCACCGCCGTGCAGCTGGTCGGTCGGCCCGGCTCGGAGGCGGAGCTGCTGGCGCTGGCCGAGCGGATGGAGGAGCTGCGGCCCTGGCGGCGGACGGCACCGCTGGACTAGACGGACCGGCCCCGGTCCGGTGCCGCTGGACTAGACGGACCCGCCCTGCGTCGGCGCCGCGAAGGGTCCTTCGGCGGTGAACGCGAGGCGTGCGAAGCGTTCACCGATCCGGCGGTGCGTGGCGGCGTCGGGGTGCAGGTCGTCGGGGAGCGGCAGTTCGGCGGAGTCGGTCTCGCCGTAGAGCTCCCGGCCGTCGAGGTAGTGCAGGTTCGGGTCGTCGGCCACCCGCTGCTTCACGATGCGGGACAGCTCGTCCCGGATGACGCCCAGCGTCAGCTTCCCGCTCGCGCGTTCCGCCGGGTCGCCCATGGCGACGAACCGCAGCCGGCCGTCGCTCATGCCGCTGAAGTCCGGGGCGCAGGGGCCGGGTGTGTCCTCGTGGATGGGGCACAGAATGGGCGACACGACGAGCAGCGGCGTCGCCGGGTGGCCTTCGCGGACCGTGTCGAGGAAGCCGTGGACCGCGGGGCCGAAGGCGCGCAGCCGCATCAGGTCCATGTTGACCAGGTTGATTCCGATCTTCACGCTGATGAAGTCGGCGGGGGTGTCGCGCAGGGCGCGGGCGGTGAACGGGTCGAGCAGGGCGCTGCCGGCCAGGCCCAGGTTGATCAGCTCCACTCCCCCGAGCGACGCGGCGAGCGCGGGCCAGATGGTGGTGGGGCTCGCGGCGTCGGAGCCGTGGCTGATCGAACTGCCGTGGTGCAGCCACACCTTGCGGCCCGGGTCGCCGGCCGGCTCGACGGGGGCGTCGGTGCGCAGGGCGATCAGCTCGGTGGTCTCGTTGTGCGGCAGCCAGATCTCGACGTCCTTGTCGCGGGCGGGCAGCCCGGTGAAGCGGACGGTGCCGGCCCGGCCGGGGCGTCGCTCGGTGGTGCCGGCCATCATGTCGATGATCAGGACGTTGCCGTCGGTGACGCTGCCCTGACCTGCGGGGCGGCCGTCGACGACCAGGTCGTACACGCCGTCCGGGCGGGGCGGCGCGCCGACGTAGGTGCGCTTGGTGGGCAGGGTGTCCAGTTCGACGGCGGTGGCGCGGGTGCGGAAGGCCAGCCGTACGCCGGAGGGCTGCGACTCGGCCATGGCCAGCTGTCCGTCGGTGTTCTGGGCGCGTGCCCGGGCGGGCAGCCGGTGCGGCAGTACGCCGTGCTCGGTCCGCTCCACGTCGAGGGCGCCGCGCAGCAGGTCGGCGGTGACGGTCGTGGTGATCCAGTCGTGCTCGGTGTCCATGTCCTTCAGCCTGTCGATCAAGGGGTGGGCTCGGTGGGCCAGTTGCGCAGCAGGGCGTCCAGGGCGTCCAGGATCCGGTGCCAGGTCTCCTCGGAGTCGGGTGCGCTGTGGCTGAAGCCGCCCGCCAGTTCCAGGCTGGCGTACCCGTGGAAGACGCTGCCCAGCAGCCGAACGGCATGGGTCGCGTCCGGCTCGGTCAGGTCGTAGCCGCGCAGGATGGCGCGGGTCATCTGCGCGTGCCGGACGCCGGCGCTCGCCGCGGCCGTCTCGGGGTCGAGGGTCATGCGCGCGGCGGCGGCGCGGCCGGGGTGTTCGAGGCCGTAGTCGCGGTAGACGTTCGCGAAGGCGACGAGGGCGTCCTTGCCCGCGCGCCCGGCGACGGCGTCGGCGGCCCGGTCGGCCAGTTCCTCCAGCGCGAACAGGGCGATGCGCGTCTTGAGGTCCTGGGAGTTCTTCACGTGCGAGTACAGACTCGCGACCTTGACGTCGAACCGCCGGGCGAGCTCCGACGCGGTGACCTGCTCGAAGCCGATCTCGTCGGCGAGCTCCGCCCCGGCCCGGACCAGACGCTCCGTGGTCAGCCCTACGCGTGCCATAGCCATCCTCTCGCTTGCCAAAAGCGAGTATGCACTTGCCTAAAGCTTTTAGGCAAATAGAGAGGAGGTGAAGGCGCTCCGCTAAAGCGCCCTGTACATGATGTGCAGCCCGACCCGGCCGTGCCGGGGATGGTCGAAGGCGTCCGGAACGGTGCCGAGGATCGTGAAGCCGAGGGAGGTCCACAGGGCGACGGCCGGGTTGGTCTCGACGACGGCGTTGAACACCATGCCCCGGTAGCCGTCGGCCCTGGCCACGGCCAGGACGTGCTCGGCGAGGGCGCGGCCGACGCCGCGGCCGCCGTGGGCGGGGTCGACCATGAAGCCGGCGTTGGCGATTCCGGCGGCGGGGCCGCCGTAGTTGGGGGTGACGTAGGCGGAGGCGACGAGGGATCCCGCGTCGTCCTCGACGACGTGGACGTCCTTGGCCGGATTCATCCACAGCGCACGGGCGGCGTCCTCAGAGGTGTCCGGATCCCATGCGTAGGTCTCGCCGGCGGCGACGATCCGGTGCCAGAAAGGCCAAATCCGCGGCCAGTCGTCGGCCGCGGCTTCTCTGATCAGCATGGGCGTGAGTCTCGCACGCCCATGCGGTCGGCGATCGCGAAGGGTTCTGCCAGGTCAGTCGACGCTGGGCAGGATGTGGGGCTCGGCGAGGTCGTCCTCGTACCCCGCCAGGCGGATGGGGGCGGACCTGGCCCACACATCGAGACTGCCGAGCTCCGTGGACCGGCGGCCCGCGCGCTCCGTGCGTTCCTTGGGGCGCTGCTCGCGATTCGTCTTCTCAGGTGTCACCGCGCACTCCTTCTGTGTCGGATCACCCTCGGGGCGGGCCGGACCAGTCTGCGGTCCGGCACCTGACGCCCGCTCGGGTCTAACTCAACGTCGACTCGGACGCGGTGGCGCCGGATAACTGGTGCGAGAGCAGGCCGTTGTGCACCGGCTTGTCCCGGGACGGACCGTGGGTGTGGGTTGGGACCCTGTATTGCTGTCCGTCCGCTACAGATTAACCAAATGAGCGGCCCCCCGCTCGATGGGGCTGCAAACAACCTGTAACTATCCGGAGTCGACCAGTTTTCACCTGCCCGTTATTCACTGTTTTCCTACGTAATACTCCGTTTACCAGTCACCCGTTCGGCTCAGTGACACGTCGCCGCCCGGCCTCGGCCCCATGGACGCCGCGCAGTTCAAGTCCCGTTGGCCGATTCGCAAGGCGGCCATGATCTGCTGGCGGACGGCAACGGCTCGTCCGGCGGGAGGACTGGCGCATGGAGCTGCGCAGTGTCGAAGAGCTGATGGATCTGCTGTACGCCTGCCGGGGCAGCCGGGACGCCCCGGGCCTCGGAGGCACCCGAGTCGATCTCCACCAACACGCTCTCCAGACGGCCGCCCTGCTGCGCCGCGTCCGCCCCGCCGACAAGGAACTCCAGGTCGCGGGGCTCGTTCATGCCATCGGCCCGCTGCTGCGCCCGGGCGACGTCACCCGCCACTCCGACTGCGCCGCGGACGCGGTCCGGCCCCTCCTCGGTGAGCGGGTCTCCCGCCTCGTCCGCGAACACTGCCGGGCCCGCGACCTGGCCGACGACGACCTGCTGCGCCTGCACCAGGCCGACGAGGAGGGCCGCAGCGCCGAGTTCGACGCCGGGGTGCTGGAGGACTGGCGGGCGGTGCTGGAGCTGGTGGCGTCCAGGAACTCGCCCCTCGGGGCTGCCAACTGACGGTCCGTCATGAGACGGTACGGCGATGACGCCGCCGTACGGTCTCCAGGGCAGGGCCGCCGTCGTCACCGGCGCCACGCGCGGCATCGGCCACGCCGTCGCCCGGCAGCTCGCTGCCGCCGGGGCGCTGGTCTGCGTGACCGCGCGGGACGCGGAGGAGGTCCGGCGGACGGCCGCCGAGCTGGGCGGCGTCGGGCTGGCCGGGAGCGTGGCCGACCCGGGACATCCCCGGGCGGTGGCGGACCTCGCCCTGCGGGAGTTCGGCCGGATCGACGTGATCGTGAACAACGCGGCGACCAACCAGCCGTACGGCCCCCTCATGGACGTCGATCCGCTCGCCTGGCGCGAGGCGTTCTCGGTGAACGTCGAGGCACCGCTGCGGCTCGTGCAGTGCGCCTGGCACGCCTGGATGCGCGAACACGGCGGCGCGGTGGTCAACGTCTG
The DNA window shown above is from Streptomyces chartreusis and carries:
- a CDS encoding family 20 glycosylhydrolase, translating into MRRRWRVAGVLAALTLLLTAPLPAVAREEPAAPAQAPVTVPALADWTPAAGSYRYERGARLVADGASERRVAGTLADDLRAAGHGTVPVVPGGARTGDIVIDVRPDRTSLGAEGYELAAGKRLSVTAATETGAFYGTRTLLQLLARGDTVPAGRTVDVPRYKERGVGVCACYIHVSLPWLENLVREMAYNKLNQLLLELKVKSDAHPEANTWGYYTKDEIRGLVALGKRYHVEIIPEINSPGHMDPWIENRPDLQLTDSDGDKQPSRLDITRPEAPAYYTGLIDEYAQVFTSTSWHMGADEYMLGSDFAKYPQILKYAQDRYGPGATPQDAFIDFVNRVHAHAADKGKRLRIWNDGLTGANTVPVTAGTTVEHWLNVATKPSRLRDQGYPLMNAAYALYLVRGGFHSDTEGLYDQSWDPRSFEGEKLATSDGITGAKISLWPDNGRGETENEVAVALWPALRHIAQATWGDPHPDSTYAAFTARGAAVGHAPGWRDLTRVPVADGSYSFRTRGLTFDAEVARTSDGYVTVRTAEGCLEIRGGKLTLNVPLQPGVAAAPQTCDPRNTLQRWQLEPAAGGYRLVNAITRMPVGVTDDGRLAQYPPDQRTPAVWRLSA
- a CDS encoding HD domain-containing protein — translated: MELRSVEELMDLLYACRGSRDAPGLGGTRVDLHQHALQTAALLRRVRPADKELQVAGLVHAIGPLLRPGDVTRHSDCAADAVRPLLGERVSRLVREHCRARDLADDDLLRLHQADEEGRSAEFDAGVLEDWRAVLELVASRNSPLGAAN
- a CDS encoding GNAT family N-acetyltransferase gives rise to the protein MLIREAAADDWPRIWPFWHRIVAAGETYAWDPDTSEDAARALWMNPAKDVHVVEDDAGSLVASAYVTPNYGGPAAGIANAGFMVDPAHGGRGVGRALAEHVLAVARADGYRGMVFNAVVETNPAVALWTSLGFTILGTVPDAFDHPRHGRVGLHIMYRAL
- a CDS encoding GDSL-type esterase/lipase family protein — its product is MDTEHDWITTTVTADLLRGALDVERTEHGVLPHRLPARARAQNTDGQLAMAESQPSGVRLAFRTRATAVELDTLPTKRTYVGAPPRPDGVYDLVVDGRPAGQGSVTDGNVLIIDMMAGTTERRPGRAGTVRFTGLPARDKDVEIWLPHNETTELIALRTDAPVEPAGDPGRKVWLHHGSSISHGSDAASPTTIWPALAASLGGVELINLGLAGSALLDPFTARALRDTPADFISVKIGINLVNMDLMRLRAFGPAVHGFLDTVREGHPATPLLVVSPILCPIHEDTPGPCAPDFSGMSDGRLRFVAMGDPAERASGKLTLGVIRDELSRIVKQRVADDPNLHYLDGRELYGETDSAELPLPDDLHPDAATHRRIGERFARLAFTAEGPFAAPTQGGSV
- a CDS encoding TetR/AcrR family transcriptional regulator: MARVGLTTERLVRAGAELADEIGFEQVTASELARRFDVKVASLYSHVKNSQDLKTRIALFALEELADRAADAVAGRAGKDALVAFANVYRDYGLEHPGRAAAARMTLDPETAAASAGVRHAQMTRAILRGYDLTEPDATHAVRLLGSVFHGYASLELAGGFSHSAPDSEETWHRILDALDALLRNWPTEPTP
- a CDS encoding amidase, which encodes MTSWVGRTATEIAAAVREKRATPREVVAEHLARIERLDGGIGAFRVVRAEAALAEADEVASRGDLAELPLAGVPVAVKDNLAVRGESKRVGSAATPDTSSDEDHVTVARLRAAGAVVVGLTNVPELCVFGTTEGVHGTARNPWDTSRTAGGSSGGSAAAVAAGMVPIALGNDGMGSLRIPAANCGLVTIKPGTGVVPAGVSDGDWFGMSENGPLATTVEDARLMLSVLADTEVARPDTPGTYRIAVSLRSPIAGVAVSKPYASAAREAAGLLIKAGHQVRRADPPYPMSLGVTSLTHWTAGTAVDAQGLDARQLTRRTRVHAAVGKRFVGRARAGASREELRRRLEPFFDEYDVLLTPALARRSPRSEPWHERGWLRNIMANTNYSPLTPPWNLTGWPAMAVPLGTLPSGAPTAVQLVGRPGSEAELLALAERMEELRPWRRTAPLD
- a CDS encoding SDR family oxidoreductase, with translation MTPPYGLQGRAAVVTGATRGIGHAVARQLAAAGALVCVTARDAEEVRRTAAELGGVGLAGSVADPGHPRAVADLALREFGRIDVIVNNAATNQPYGPLMDVDPLAWREAFSVNVEAPLRLVQCAWHAWMREHGGAVVNVCTEGATHVGPRIGAYGTSKAALLHLTRQLAGELGPRVRVNSVSPGLIRTEMARFVWEPGEEEVAAGLPLGRIGEPEDVARAVVWLASDAAEWITGADLLVDGGTRVRAAGTATGYAIHERLRSRGTATS